In Kitasatospora sp. NBC_00240, the following are encoded in one genomic region:
- the glgX gene encoding glycogen debranching protein GlgX, translating to MTAGQELGPGARPEDAADRGRAGPRAAPPAGAGPATPWPGSWQPLGARFRTGPDGARGTNFALWAAGAEAVDLCLFDEDGQESRHRLTEQNFQTWHGYLPDVLPGTRYGFRVHGRWDPWTGARWNPAKLLLDPYARAVDGDYTAHDATCGSVRDWPEREVADTVRDNRDSAAYVPKAVVVHDDDDWYDDQRPKTPWAETVLYEVHVRGFTMRHPGVPPELRGTYAGLGHPAAIEHLTGLGVTAVELLPVHQYASEDHLQARGLTNYWGYNSIGYFAPHAGYSSSGSRGQQVGEFKRMVRALHAAGIEVILDVVYNHTAEAGELGPTLSLRGIDNAGYYRLPLNRRRGYADYTGCGNTLDTRQPQTVRLITDSLRYWVTEMGVDGFRFDLAAALARGSDGVEMHHPFLAAVSQDPVLSRVKLIAEPWDVGAGGYQVGGFPPLWAEWNDKYRDTVRDFWRGARPDVRELGYRLSGSSDLYQRGGRRPYASVNFVTAHDGFTLRDLVSYHRKHNEANGEDNRDGTNDNRSWNCGAEGGTDDPAVQELRRRQLRNLLATLLLSTGVPMLTAGDELGRTQGGNNNAYCQDNEVSWLDWSLLDDPGWRSLRDLTARLVRLRRDHPVLRQRAFFSGRAATPDGRPDLAWFGPEGREMTEADWFAPTTGLGMLLSGAAMSERDQRGRPLRDDSFLLLLNAGTRELPFTLPGGAPTTGYESVLDTSLADQSAPPATRYPAAVALPLPARSLHLMRLLPAASTNGDHPR from the coding sequence ATGACAGCAGGGCAGGAGCTGGGACCAGGCGCACGACCGGAGGACGCGGCCGACCGGGGCCGGGCCGGGCCACGCGCCGCACCGCCCGCGGGCGCCGGCCCCGCCACCCCCTGGCCGGGCAGCTGGCAGCCGCTCGGCGCCCGCTTCCGCACCGGCCCCGACGGCGCCCGGGGCACCAACTTCGCGCTCTGGGCGGCCGGCGCCGAAGCCGTCGACCTCTGCCTGTTCGACGAGGACGGGCAGGAGAGCCGGCACCGGCTGACCGAGCAGAACTTCCAGACCTGGCACGGCTACCTGCCCGACGTGCTGCCCGGCACCCGCTACGGCTTCCGGGTGCACGGCCGCTGGGACCCGTGGACCGGCGCCCGCTGGAACCCGGCGAAACTGCTGCTCGACCCGTACGCCCGCGCCGTCGACGGCGACTACACCGCCCACGACGCCACCTGCGGCTCGGTCCGCGACTGGCCCGAACGGGAGGTCGCCGACACCGTCCGGGACAACCGCGACTCCGCCGCGTACGTGCCCAAGGCCGTGGTCGTGCACGACGACGACGACTGGTACGACGACCAGCGGCCGAAGACGCCCTGGGCCGAGACGGTGCTCTACGAGGTGCACGTCCGCGGCTTCACCATGCGCCACCCCGGCGTGCCGCCCGAGCTGCGCGGCACCTACGCCGGGCTCGGCCACCCCGCCGCGATCGAGCACCTGACCGGCCTCGGCGTCACCGCCGTCGAACTGCTGCCCGTCCACCAGTACGCCAGCGAGGACCACCTGCAGGCCCGCGGGCTCACCAACTACTGGGGCTACAACAGCATCGGCTACTTCGCACCGCACGCCGGCTACTCGTCCTCCGGCAGCCGCGGGCAGCAGGTCGGCGAGTTCAAGCGGATGGTCCGCGCCCTGCACGCGGCCGGCATCGAGGTCATCCTCGACGTGGTCTACAACCACACCGCCGAGGCCGGCGAGCTGGGCCCCACCCTCTCGCTGCGCGGCATCGACAACGCCGGCTACTACCGCCTGCCGCTGAACCGCCGGCGCGGCTACGCCGACTACACCGGCTGCGGCAACACCCTGGACACCCGCCAGCCGCAGACCGTCCGGCTGATCACCGACTCGCTGCGCTACTGGGTCACCGAGATGGGCGTGGACGGGTTCCGCTTCGACCTCGCCGCCGCGCTCGCCCGGGGCAGCGACGGCGTCGAGATGCACCACCCCTTCCTCGCCGCCGTCTCCCAGGACCCGGTGCTCAGCCGGGTCAAGCTGATCGCCGAGCCCTGGGACGTCGGCGCCGGCGGCTACCAGGTCGGCGGGTTCCCGCCGCTCTGGGCCGAGTGGAACGACAAGTACCGCGACACCGTCCGCGACTTCTGGCGCGGCGCCCGCCCCGACGTCCGCGAACTCGGCTACCGGCTCTCCGGCTCCTCCGACCTCTACCAGCGCGGCGGCCGCCGCCCCTACGCCTCCGTCAACTTCGTCACCGCCCACGACGGCTTCACCCTGCGCGACCTGGTCAGCTACCACCGGAAGCACAACGAGGCCAACGGCGAGGACAACCGGGACGGCACCAACGACAACCGGTCCTGGAACTGCGGCGCCGAGGGCGGGACGGACGACCCGGCCGTCCAGGAACTGCGCCGGCGCCAGCTGCGCAACCTGCTCGCCACCCTGCTGCTCTCCACCGGCGTCCCGATGCTCACCGCCGGCGACGAGCTGGGCCGCACCCAGGGCGGCAACAACAACGCCTACTGCCAGGACAACGAGGTCAGCTGGCTCGACTGGTCGCTGCTGGACGACCCCGGCTGGCGCTCCCTGCGCGACCTCACCGCCCGGCTCGTCCGGCTGCGCCGCGACCACCCCGTGCTGCGCCAGCGGGCCTTCTTCTCCGGCCGGGCGGCCACCCCCGACGGCCGGCCCGACCTGGCCTGGTTCGGCCCCGAGGGCCGGGAGATGACCGAGGCGGACTGGTTCGCCCCCACCACCGGCCTCGGCATGCTGCTCTCCGGGGCCGCGATGTCGGAGCGCGACCAGCGCGGCCGGCCGCTGCGCGACGACAGCTTCCTGCTGCTGCTCAACGCCGGGACGCGCGAGCTGCCGTTCACCCTGCCCGGCGGCGCCCCGACCACCGGGTACGAGAGCGTGCTGGACACCTCGCTGGCCGACCAGTCCGCGCCGCCCGCCACCCGCTACCCCGCGGCGGTCGCGCTGCCGCTGCCGGCCCGTTCGCTGCACCTGATGCGCCTGCTCCCGGCGGCCTCCACCAACGGCGACCACCCGCGGTAG
- a CDS encoding ABC transporter ATP-binding protein, which translates to MAENQESTLPQSPPRPKQEDPDPPTPRSGPPPRSTTAAAPVHRSTVRSLLRLWPYARVIRWRLAASIGAALVAMLSVLVVPLVLGRIVDGPIARHDLPALWPLAGVLLLLGLVEAGLFYTRRVVLAGPLAGLETAMRGDLYAKLQRLPVSFHDRWASGQLLSRATSDMFTMRLFLAFPLVFLIVNSVMFAAGTAVMFVLDRRLALITLLPALPLIVLTRHFESGYSLAARRAQDQTGDLATVIEESVLGIRILKAFGRHRTMAERFRNQTHELRETELHKAGLLANLWAVIVGLPELALGCALGVGAYLVAQDELTTGTLVAFLSTALALRWPVESLGWLLAYANEAATATDRYFEVLDEPEDGGAPAPAATLTATATATATADEGIRLTGVRFRYPDAPDDTPDLLCGIDLHVRRGETMALVGATGSGKTTLTALLPRLYEATGGTITLDGQDIREIPRARLRELVSVAFEEPTLFSASVGENVLMGAPDASPEQLRRALDTAQAEFVQRLPAGSETQVGEQGLSLSGGQRQRLALARAVVGDPAFLVLDDPLSALDVHTEALVEQALREVLGSTTALVVAHRPSTVLLADRVAVLADGRIVAVGTHQELLQSCAVYRELMSGEAAPVLEGSPAR; encoded by the coding sequence ATGGCCGAGAACCAAGAGTCCACGCTGCCGCAGTCGCCACCCCGACCGAAGCAGGAGGACCCGGACCCACCCACCCCGCGGTCCGGACCACCTCCCCGCAGCACCACCGCCGCCGCGCCCGTACACCGGTCGACGGTCCGGTCCCTGCTGCGCCTGTGGCCCTACGCCCGGGTGATCCGCTGGCGGCTGGCCGCCTCGATCGGCGCGGCGCTCGTCGCCATGCTCAGCGTGCTGGTCGTACCGCTGGTGCTCGGCCGGATCGTGGACGGCCCGATCGCCCGTCACGACCTGCCCGCGCTCTGGCCGCTCGCCGGCGTGCTGCTGCTGCTCGGCCTGGTCGAGGCCGGCCTCTTCTACACCAGACGGGTGGTCCTGGCCGGCCCGCTGGCCGGGCTGGAGACCGCCATGCGCGGCGACCTCTACGCCAAGCTCCAGCGGCTCCCGGTCTCCTTCCACGACCGCTGGGCCTCCGGCCAGCTGCTCTCCCGGGCCACCTCCGACATGTTCACCATGCGGCTGTTCCTGGCCTTCCCGCTGGTCTTCCTGATCGTCAACTCGGTGATGTTCGCCGCCGGCACGGCCGTGATGTTCGTCCTCGACCGGCGGCTCGCCCTGATCACCCTGCTGCCCGCACTGCCGCTGATCGTGCTGACCCGGCACTTCGAGTCCGGCTACTCGCTCGCGGCCCGCCGCGCCCAGGACCAGACCGGCGACCTCGCCACCGTGATCGAGGAGTCCGTCCTCGGCATCCGGATCCTCAAGGCCTTCGGCCGGCACCGGACGATGGCGGAGCGCTTCCGCAACCAGACCCACGAGCTGCGCGAGACCGAGCTGCACAAGGCCGGCCTGCTGGCCAACCTGTGGGCCGTCATCGTCGGCCTGCCGGAGCTGGCGCTCGGCTGCGCGCTGGGCGTCGGCGCCTACCTGGTCGCCCAGGACGAGCTGACCACCGGCACCCTGGTGGCCTTCCTGTCCACCGCGCTCGCCCTGCGCTGGCCGGTCGAGTCGCTCGGCTGGCTGCTCGCGTACGCGAACGAGGCGGCGACCGCCACCGACCGCTACTTCGAGGTGCTGGACGAGCCGGAGGACGGCGGCGCCCCCGCCCCGGCCGCCACGCTCACCGCCACCGCCACCGCCACCGCCACCGCGGACGAGGGCATCCGGCTCACCGGCGTCCGGTTCCGCTACCCCGACGCCCCCGACGACACCCCCGACCTGCTGTGCGGCATCGACCTGCACGTCCGCCGCGGCGAGACGATGGCCCTGGTCGGCGCGACCGGCAGCGGCAAGACCACGCTGACCGCGCTGCTCCCCCGCCTCTACGAGGCGACCGGCGGCACCATCACCCTGGACGGCCAGGACATCCGGGAGATCCCCCGGGCCCGGCTGCGCGAGCTGGTCTCGGTGGCCTTCGAGGAGCCCACCCTGTTCTCCGCCTCGGTCGGGGAGAACGTCCTCATGGGCGCCCCCGACGCCTCCCCCGAGCAGCTGCGCCGGGCGCTCGACACCGCCCAGGCCGAATTCGTGCAGCGGCTCCCGGCCGGCAGCGAGACCCAGGTCGGCGAGCAGGGCCTGAGCCTGTCGGGCGGTCAGCGGCAGCGGCTGGCACTGGCGAGGGCCGTGGTCGGCGACCCCGCCTTCCTGGTGCTGGACGACCCGCTCTCCGCCCTGGACGTGCACACCGAGGCGCTGGTCGAGCAGGCCCTGCGCGAGGTGCTCGGCTCCACCACCGCGCTGGTGGTCGCGCACCGGCCGAGCACCGTCCTGCTGGCCGACCGGGTGGCCGTGCTGGCCGACGGCCGGATCGTCGCCGTCGGCACCCACCAGGAGCTGCTGCAGTCCTGCGCCGTCTACCGCGAACTCATGTCGGGCGAGGCCGCCCCCGTGCTGGAAGGAAGCCCCGCCCGATGA
- a CDS encoding ABC transporter ATP-binding protein, whose product MSTTTVRPAEEAPGPEEQPDPPEAELLPPPSDDEDIPVPPGAARTLLAALLGPHRARIVRAMLVILVQQAALQAGPLLVAITMDRAVPALRDHDSGPLIAVIGAYLGCAALSTVLQRAFIRMSARINQDILLELRGRIFRHAQRLSLDFHERYTSGRITSRATSDVDALRELLSEGLQELLTVFLSVFYISVLLLVMDWRLGLVSLVSFLPLYLITRSFRRRSLRVYRRSRTATATLIVKFTETMNGIRPVQAFRREAANEAAFGVLNRRSATAQAEGFRELARFVGLSRTTANVWVTGVVVLGAFLVTDGSLELGVLTGFVLYLRRLYDPIDQLAMFLNSYQSAAAALEKIAGLLAHEPTVAEPATPLTLPAGTGSGTGREVAFHGTRFAYRTGKEVLPPFDLVLPAGRTTAVVGATGAGKSTLAKLLARFYDPTEGRITLDGVDLRDLSTADLRRGVVMVTQESFLFSGTVAENIAIGKPGATREEVEQAARAIGAYEFVAALPEGFDTDVRKRGGRISAGQRQLVAFARALLADPAVLILDEATSSLDVPGEQAVQRAMRTVLAGRTAVIIAHRLSTVEIADRVLVMEQGRIVEDGTPAELIGGAGRFADLHQAWRASLV is encoded by the coding sequence ATGAGCACCACCACCGTCCGGCCGGCCGAGGAGGCCCCGGGCCCGGAGGAGCAACCGGACCCGCCCGAGGCCGAGCTGCTCCCGCCGCCCTCCGACGACGAGGACATCCCCGTCCCGCCCGGCGCGGCCCGTACCCTGCTGGCCGCGCTGCTCGGCCCGCACCGGGCCCGGATCGTCCGAGCCATGCTGGTCATCCTGGTCCAGCAGGCCGCGCTGCAGGCCGGCCCGCTGCTGGTGGCCATCACCATGGACCGGGCCGTCCCGGCGCTGCGCGACCACGACAGCGGCCCGCTGATCGCCGTGATCGGCGCGTACCTCGGCTGCGCCGCGCTGAGCACCGTGCTGCAGCGCGCCTTCATCCGGATGAGCGCCCGGATCAACCAGGACATCCTGCTGGAGCTGCGCGGCCGGATCTTCCGGCACGCCCAGCGGCTCAGCCTGGACTTCCACGAGCGCTACACCTCGGGCCGGATCACCTCCCGGGCCACCAGCGACGTGGACGCCCTGCGCGAGCTGCTCTCCGAGGGCCTGCAGGAGCTGCTGACGGTCTTCCTGTCGGTGTTCTACATCTCGGTGCTGCTGCTGGTGATGGACTGGCGCCTCGGCCTGGTCTCGCTGGTCTCCTTCCTGCCGCTGTACCTGATCACGCGCTCCTTCCGGCGCCGCTCGCTGCGGGTCTACCGGCGCTCGCGCACCGCGACGGCCACCCTGATCGTGAAGTTCACCGAGACCATGAACGGCATCCGCCCGGTCCAGGCCTTCCGCCGGGAGGCCGCCAACGAGGCCGCGTTCGGGGTCCTCAACCGCCGGTCGGCGACCGCCCAGGCGGAGGGGTTCCGCGAGCTGGCCCGCTTCGTCGGCCTGTCCAGGACCACCGCCAACGTCTGGGTCACCGGCGTCGTGGTGCTGGGCGCGTTCCTGGTCACCGACGGCAGCCTGGAGCTCGGCGTGCTCACCGGCTTCGTGCTGTACCTGCGCCGGCTGTACGACCCGATCGACCAGCTGGCGATGTTCCTGAACAGCTACCAGTCGGCGGCCGCCGCCCTGGAGAAGATCGCCGGCCTGCTCGCCCACGAGCCGACCGTCGCCGAGCCGGCCACCCCGCTCACGCTGCCGGCCGGCACCGGCTCCGGCACCGGGCGGGAGGTGGCCTTCCACGGCACCCGCTTCGCGTACCGGACCGGCAAGGAGGTGCTGCCGCCCTTCGATCTGGTGCTGCCGGCCGGGCGGACCACCGCCGTGGTCGGCGCCACCGGCGCGGGCAAGTCGACGCTGGCCAAGCTGCTCGCCCGGTTCTACGACCCGACCGAGGGCCGGATCACCCTGGACGGCGTGGACCTGCGCGACCTGTCCACCGCCGACCTGCGGCGCGGGGTGGTGATGGTGACCCAGGAGTCCTTCCTGTTCTCCGGGACGGTCGCCGAGAACATCGCCATCGGCAAGCCGGGCGCCACCCGCGAGGAGGTCGAGCAGGCGGCCCGCGCGATCGGCGCGTACGAGTTCGTGGCCGCCCTGCCGGAGGGCTTCGACACCGACGTCCGCAAGCGCGGCGGCCGGATCTCGGCGGGCCAGCGGCAGCTGGTCGCCTTCGCCCGGGCGCTGCTGGCCGACCCGGCGGTGCTGATCCTGGACGAGGCGACCTCCTCGCTGGACGTCCCGGGCGAGCAGGCCGTGCAGCGCGCGATGCGGACGGTGCTGGCCGGCCGGACGGCCGTGATCATCGCCCACCGGCTCTCCACCGTGGAGATCGCCGACCGGGTGCTGGTGATGGAGCAGGGCCGGATCGTCGAGGACGGCACCCCCGCCGAGCTGATCGGCGGCGCGGGCCGGTTCGCCGACCTGCACCAGGCCTGGCGGGCCAGCCTGGTCTGA
- the glgP gene encoding alpha-glucan family phosphorylase, producing MKAIRRFTVRTVLPEQLQPLHELALNLRWSWHSETRDLFRSVDPEVWAATGEDPVRLLGEVPAARLAALAADRRFLRRLGDLADDLREYQSGPRWYQSAEDGVALPAAVAYFSPEYGIAAALPQYSGGLGILAGDHLKSASDLGVPLIGVGLFYRHGYFRQSLSRDGWQQERYPLLDPDELAVSLLREADGGPVRIDLALPAGRTLAAHVWKAQVGRVPLLLLDSDIEANSPAERDVTDRLYGGGSEHRLLQEMLLGIGGVRAVRTYCRLTGHAAPEVFHTNEGHAGFLGVERIRELVTAGEKSDEGADGLDFAAALEAVRAGTLFTTHTPVPAGIDRFDRDLVARHFTGDAALAGVPVERVLALGAETWRGGDPKLFNMAAMGLRLAQRANGVSTLHGEVSRSMFNGLWPGFDAAEVPIASVTNGVHAPTWIDPAVVRLGAAEIGTERAEDAMTTGETKRWTGLERIGNTEIWELRRALRAQLVDEARTRVRTSWRQRGAGDAELGWVGSVLDPDVLTIGFARRVPSYKRLTLMLRDQQRLRALLLHPTRPVQIVVAGKAHPADDGGKRLIQQMVAFADDPAVRHRIVFLPDYDMAMAQRLYPGCDVWLNNPLRPLEACGTSGMKAALNGCLNLSVLDGWWDEWYDGQNGWAIPTADGVGSVLDPESAEAERRDDIESAALYDLIEHQVAARFYDRGADGLPHRWIAMVRHTLVTLGPKVLAGRMVREYVERLYTPAALAQRELAAPAPGGAGYAGARALAEWKARVRQAWPAVRVEHVEAECPDEAQELGSALSLRVQVSLGPLEPADVEVQVVSGRVDERDGISDAALLALKPAGGPDIDGRTRYEGQLELSRTGPFGYTVRVLPAHPLLASPAELGLVALPAESAGMDTGLLR from the coding sequence GTGAAGGCAATCCGCAGATTCACCGTCCGCACCGTCCTGCCCGAACAACTCCAGCCGTTGCACGAGCTCGCGCTCAATCTGCGCTGGTCATGGCACTCGGAGACCAGAGACCTCTTCCGCTCCGTCGACCCCGAGGTCTGGGCCGCCACCGGGGAGGACCCGGTGCGCCTGCTCGGCGAGGTCCCGGCCGCCCGGCTCGCCGCCCTCGCCGCGGACCGGCGCTTCCTGCGCAGGCTCGGCGACCTCGCCGACGACCTGCGCGAATACCAGTCCGGCCCGCGCTGGTACCAGTCCGCCGAGGACGGCGTCGCGCTGCCCGCCGCGGTCGCCTACTTCTCCCCGGAGTACGGCATCGCCGCCGCGCTGCCGCAGTACTCCGGCGGCCTCGGCATCCTGGCCGGCGACCACCTGAAGTCCGCCAGCGACCTCGGCGTGCCGCTGATCGGCGTCGGCCTCTTCTACCGGCACGGCTACTTCCGCCAGTCGCTCAGCCGGGACGGCTGGCAGCAGGAGCGCTACCCCCTGCTCGACCCCGACGAACTCGCCGTCAGCCTGCTCCGCGAGGCGGACGGCGGCCCGGTGCGGATCGACCTCGCCCTGCCCGCCGGCCGCACCCTGGCCGCCCACGTCTGGAAGGCCCAGGTCGGGCGGGTCCCGCTGCTGCTGCTCGACTCCGACATCGAGGCCAACTCGCCCGCCGAGCGGGATGTGACGGACCGCCTCTACGGCGGTGGCAGTGAGCACCGGCTGCTCCAGGAGATGCTGCTGGGGATCGGCGGCGTCCGCGCCGTCCGCACCTACTGCCGCCTCACCGGCCACGCCGCGCCCGAGGTCTTCCACACCAACGAGGGCCACGCCGGCTTCCTCGGGGTGGAGCGGATCCGGGAGCTGGTCACCGCCGGCGAGAAGAGCGACGAGGGCGCCGACGGTCTGGACTTCGCCGCCGCTCTGGAGGCCGTCCGGGCCGGAACGCTCTTCACCACCCACACGCCGGTGCCGGCCGGCATCGACCGCTTCGACCGCGACCTGGTGGCCCGCCACTTCACCGGCGACGCGGCGCTGGCCGGCGTCCCGGTCGAGCGGGTGCTCGCGCTCGGCGCCGAGACCTGGCGCGGCGGCGACCCCAAGCTGTTCAACATGGCCGCCATGGGCCTGCGGCTGGCGCAGCGCGCCAACGGCGTCTCCACCCTGCACGGCGAGGTCAGCCGATCGATGTTCAACGGCCTCTGGCCGGGTTTCGACGCGGCCGAGGTGCCGATCGCCTCGGTCACCAACGGCGTGCACGCGCCGACCTGGATCGACCCGGCCGTGGTGCGGCTCGGCGCCGCCGAGATCGGCACCGAACGCGCCGAGGACGCCATGACCACCGGCGAGACCAAGCGTTGGACGGGCCTGGAGCGGATCGGCAACACCGAGATCTGGGAGCTGCGGCGCGCCCTGCGGGCCCAGCTCGTGGACGAGGCCCGGACGCGGGTGCGCACCTCCTGGCGCCAGCGCGGCGCCGGTGACGCCGAGCTCGGCTGGGTCGGCTCGGTGCTCGACCCGGACGTGCTGACCATCGGATTCGCCCGCCGGGTGCCCTCGTACAAGCGGCTCACCCTGATGCTGCGCGACCAGCAGCGGCTGCGCGCCCTGCTGCTGCACCCGACCAGGCCGGTGCAGATCGTGGTGGCCGGCAAGGCGCACCCGGCCGACGACGGCGGCAAGCGGCTGATCCAGCAGATGGTCGCCTTCGCCGACGACCCGGCGGTCCGGCACCGGATCGTCTTCCTGCCCGACTACGACATGGCGATGGCCCAGCGGCTCTACCCCGGCTGCGACGTCTGGCTGAACAACCCGCTGCGGCCGCTGGAGGCCTGCGGGACGTCCGGGATGAAGGCCGCCCTGAACGGCTGCCTGAACCTGTCCGTCCTCGACGGCTGGTGGGACGAGTGGTACGACGGCCAGAACGGCTGGGCGATCCCCACCGCCGACGGCGTCGGCAGCGTGCTGGACCCGGAGAGCGCCGAGGCCGAGCGCCGCGACGACATCGAGTCCGCCGCCCTGTACGACCTGATCGAGCACCAGGTGGCGGCGCGCTTCTACGACCGGGGCGCGGACGGGCTGCCGCACCGCTGGATCGCGATGGTCCGGCACACCCTGGTCACCCTCGGGCCCAAGGTGCTGGCCGGCCGGATGGTCCGGGAGTACGTGGAGCGGCTCTACACGCCGGCCGCGCTGGCCCAGCGCGAGCTGGCCGCCCCCGCGCCGGGGGGCGCCGGCTACGCCGGGGCCCGGGCGCTCGCCGAGTGGAAGGCCAGGGTCCGCCAGGCCTGGCCGGCCGTCCGGGTGGAGCACGTCGAGGCCGAGTGCCCGGACGAGGCGCAGGAGCTGGGCAGCGCGCTGTCCCTGCGGGTGCAGGTCTCGCTCGGCCCGCTGGAGCCGGCCGACGTCGAGGTCCAGGTGGTCTCCGGCCGGGTGGACGAGCGGGACGGCATCTCGGACGCCGCCCTGCTCGCGCTCAAGCCGGCCGGCGGCCCCGACATCGACGGCCGGACCCGCTACGAGGGCCAGCTGGAGCTCAGCCGGACCGGCCCCTTCGGCTACACCGTCCGGGTGCTGCCGGCCCACCCGCTGCTGGCCTCCCCGGCCGAGCTGGGCCTGGTGGCGCTGCCGGCGGAGTCGGCCGGGATGGACACCGGCCTGCTGCGCTGA
- a CDS encoding alpha-1,4-glucan--maltose-1-phosphate maltosyltransferase: MIGRIPVLDVSPLVDAGRRPAKAVVGEAFEVTATVFREGHDAVNANVVLRDPRGRSGPWTPMRELAPGTDRWGAGVTPTAPGRWSFLVEAWSDPVATWRKAAAVKLPAGLDTALVLEEGAQLLERAAAGVPKKDGRSHVLAAVDALRDPGLPPLSRLAAALAPEVTELLTRHPLRELVTSTRPMPLQVDRERALFGSWYEFFPRSEGAVVDPSGVEPPRSGTLRTAAERLPAVAAMGFDVVYLPPVHPIGRAFRKGPDNTLTAGRHDVGSPWAIGSPEGGHDAIHPDLGTIEDFDHFVAEATALHLEVALDFALQCSPDHPWVNKHPEWFSHRVDGTVAYAENPPKKYQDIYPVNFDQDFDGIVKETLRLLRFWMGHGVRIFRVDNPHTKPVVFWEKVLGEIARTDPDVVFLAEAFTRPAMMHTLGKIGFHQSYTYFTWRTTKQELTEYLTELSGESAAYMRPNFFANTPDILPEHLQTGGRAAFAVRAVLAATLSPSYGVYAGFELFENEPAEPGSEEYLHSEKYELRPRDWNRADSLAPLLTVLNRLRRRHPALQQLRDLRFHPTDNEQVLAFSKTASTEDGLTDRVITVVNLDPHHVQEATVTLDGDGPYTVHDELTGAAFTWGRHNYVRLDPSAEPAHLLTVRRNPA; this comes from the coding sequence GTGATCGGCCGCATCCCCGTCCTGGACGTCAGCCCCCTCGTCGACGCCGGCCGCCGACCCGCCAAGGCGGTGGTAGGCGAGGCCTTCGAGGTGACCGCGACCGTGTTCCGCGAGGGCCACGACGCGGTCAACGCCAACGTGGTGCTGCGCGACCCGCGCGGCCGCAGCGGCCCCTGGACACCGATGCGCGAACTGGCCCCCGGCACCGACCGCTGGGGCGCGGGCGTGACGCCGACCGCCCCGGGCCGCTGGTCCTTCCTGGTCGAGGCCTGGAGCGACCCGGTGGCCACCTGGCGCAAGGCCGCCGCGGTGAAGCTGCCGGCCGGCCTCGACACCGCGCTGGTCCTGGAGGAGGGCGCGCAGCTGCTGGAGCGCGCCGCCGCGGGCGTGCCGAAGAAGGACGGCCGCTCGCACGTCCTGGCGGCCGTGGACGCGCTGCGCGATCCCGGCCTGCCGCCGCTGTCCCGACTGGCCGCCGCGCTGGCCCCCGAGGTGACCGAGCTGCTGACCCGTCACCCGCTGCGGGAACTCGTCACCTCGACCCGCCCGATGCCGCTGCAGGTCGACCGCGAGCGCGCCCTGTTCGGCTCCTGGTACGAGTTCTTCCCCCGCTCCGAGGGCGCCGTGGTGGACCCGTCGGGCGTCGAGCCGCCGCGCTCCGGCACCCTGCGCACCGCCGCCGAGCGCCTGCCGGCGGTGGCCGCGATGGGCTTCGACGTGGTCTACCTGCCCCCCGTGCACCCGATCGGCCGAGCCTTCCGCAAGGGCCCGGACAACACCCTGACGGCCGGCCGGCACGACGTCGGCTCCCCCTGGGCGATCGGCTCGCCGGAGGGCGGCCACGACGCGATCCACCCGGACCTCGGCACCATCGAGGACTTCGACCACTTCGTCGCCGAGGCCACCGCCCTGCACCTGGAGGTGGCCCTGGACTTCGCCCTCCAGTGCTCCCCCGACCACCCCTGGGTGAACAAGCACCCGGAGTGGTTCAGCCACCGCGTCGACGGCACCGTCGCGTACGCGGAGAACCCCCCGAAGAAGTACCAGGACATCTACCCCGTCAACTTCGACCAGGACTTCGACGGCATCGTCAAGGAGACCCTGCGGCTGCTGCGGTTCTGGATGGGCCACGGGGTACGGATCTTCCGGGTCGACAACCCGCACACCAAGCCGGTGGTGTTCTGGGAGAAGGTGCTCGGTGAGATCGCCCGCACCGACCCCGACGTGGTCTTCCTCGCCGAGGCGTTCACCCGGCCGGCCATGATGCACACCCTGGGGAAGATCGGGTTCCACCAGTCGTACACCTACTTCACCTGGCGCACCACCAAGCAGGAGCTGACCGAGTACCTCACCGAGCTGTCCGGGGAGTCGGCCGCCTACATGCGGCCCAACTTCTTCGCGAACACCCCGGACATCCTGCCGGAGCACCTGCAGACCGGTGGCCGGGCCGCCTTCGCCGTCCGGGCGGTCCTGGCCGCCACGCTGTCCCCCAGCTACGGCGTGTACGCCGGTTTCGAGCTGTTCGAGAACGAGCCGGCCGAGCCGGGCTCCGAGGAGTACCTGCACTCGGAGAAGTACGAGCTGCGCCCGCGGGACTGGAACCGCGCCGACTCCCTCGCCCCGCTGCTGACCGTGCTGAACCGGCTCCGCCGGCGGCACCCGGCCCTGCAGCAGCTGCGCGACCTGCGGTTCCACCCGACGGACAACGAGCAGGTGCTGGCGTTCTCCAAGACCGCGAGCACCGAGGACGGTCTCACCGACCGCGTGATCACCGTGGTCAACCTGGACCCGCACCACGTCCAGGAGGCCACCGTCACCCTCGACGGCGACGGCCCGTACACCGTGCACGACGAGCTCACCGGCGCCGCCTTCACCTGGGGCCGGCACAACTACGTCCGGCTCGACCCCTCCGCGGAGCCGGCCCACCTCCTCACGGTTCGGAGGAACCCAGCGTGA